From the genome of Desulfovibrio gilichinskyi, one region includes:
- a CDS encoding alpha-amylase family glycosyl hydrolase, with product MEKEHFGARFDENGNCMFRLFAPHVQTVGINFNNDPDHIFMMNQTDYGFHELTLKNLTSDTSYSFLLNASKKIPDPASLWQPEGINTYSTVFDHHKFDWEGDNFSGLPINEMIIYEAHVGTFTKEGTLRALISKLDYLSELGINTLELLPVAQFAGHRGWGNKTVFPYAVHNGYGTPDEFKALVKASHDRGIAVILVVEFCQHNIVKSLSSAFDSFFCDIHTTTHGKAINFDEQYSFGVREFYIQCALSWLRDFHIDGLRINNAETIYDQSPIHFLEELSTRIRSFEKENNRKCVLIINDHHNSTRSIQPNDKGGYGFDALWDEDFHHALHYRITGDINGVFRDYRYPEKMVSAMQYGFAYRGEFSDYRKRIHGCNTQEFSGSKLVIYSQNHEQTICTGEECRTIKKAGFEAAKLSAGAVLLSPYTPLLFMGEEYGETAPFNYFSDYSTAPSLNETLDKHYHELKFSQEKQLDPSDESAFTTSQLDWNKKDSEQGRAMLAFYKKMLLLRKEHPALKEPCHNRCQVQEIKPGVILMLRNPSTSDGRYAVVIFNFNKVAITEKLESYLPTGPWTLKLYSGARAFGGYGVPLDKILSTTTPLELAAQSFAVYFHTPLNI from the coding sequence ATGGAAAAAGAACACTTCGGAGCACGGTTTGATGAAAATGGTAATTGCATGTTTAGACTATTTGCTCCTCATGTCCAAACCGTTGGAATCAATTTTAATAATGACCCTGATCATATATTTATGATGAATCAAACCGACTATGGTTTTCATGAATTAACATTGAAAAATCTGACATCGGACACATCATACTCATTTCTGCTTAATGCTTCAAAAAAAATCCCCGACCCGGCATCGTTATGGCAGCCTGAAGGAATAAATACCTACTCAACTGTCTTTGATCATCATAAATTTGACTGGGAAGGAGACAATTTTTCCGGCCTGCCGATAAACGAAATGATTATTTACGAAGCCCATGTCGGAACTTTCACCAAGGAAGGAACGCTACGCGCTCTTATTTCCAAGCTGGATTATCTGTCTGAACTTGGAATAAACACATTGGAACTTCTGCCAGTTGCACAGTTTGCAGGTCACCGCGGCTGGGGTAATAAAACTGTTTTTCCTTATGCAGTACACAATGGTTACGGGACACCGGATGAATTTAAAGCTTTAGTTAAGGCAAGCCATGATCGCGGTATAGCGGTAATTTTAGTTGTAGAATTCTGCCAGCATAATATTGTAAAAAGCTTAAGTTCAGCCTTCGATTCATTCTTTTGTGACATACACACAACAACACACGGAAAAGCCATTAATTTTGATGAGCAATACAGTTTCGGTGTTCGCGAATTTTATATCCAATGTGCTCTGTCATGGCTGCGCGACTTTCACATCGACGGACTGCGCATAAATAATGCTGAAACAATCTATGATCAAAGTCCGATCCATTTTCTGGAAGAGCTTTCCACTCGCATTAGATCTTTTGAAAAAGAAAATAACAGAAAATGTGTTTTAATAATTAATGACCATCACAACTCCACTCGCTCTATACAGCCTAATGACAAGGGTGGATACGGCTTTGATGCTTTATGGGATGAAGATTTCCACCACGCCCTGCACTACAGAATAACAGGGGATATAAACGGAGTTTTCCGTGACTATCGATATCCTGAAAAAATGGTCTCGGCCATGCAATACGGCTTTGCATATCGCGGAGAATTTTCTGATTATCGGAAAAGAATCCATGGCTGCAATACTCAAGAGTTTTCAGGCAGCAAGTTAGTCATCTACTCCCAAAATCATGAGCAAACTATCTGCACGGGAGAAGAATGCAGAACAATCAAAAAAGCAGGATTTGAAGCTGCTAAACTGAGCGCCGGAGCCGTACTTCTCTCTCCATACACTCCGTTACTTTTCATGGGAGAAGAATACGGAGAAACAGCTCCATTCAATTATTTTTCGGACTATTCCACAGCCCCAAGTTTAAATGAAACCTTAGACAAACACTACCATGAACTGAAATTTTCCCAAGAGAAACAGCTTGATCCCAGCGATGAATCGGCTTTCACTACCAGTCAACTGGACTGGAATAAAAAGGATTCTGAACAGGGCAGAGCCATGCTTGCGTTCTATAAAAAAATGTTACTTTTAAGAAAAGAACACCCGGCACTGAAAGAACCGTGTCACAACAGGTGTCAGGTTCAGGAAATTAAGCCAGGAGTTATCCTGATGCTTCGAAATCCTTCAACTTCGGATGGAAGGTATGCGGTTGTCATTTTTAATTTCAATAAGGTTGCAATCACTGAAAAACTTGAGTCATATCTACCGACCGGACCATGGACACTTAAACTTTACAGCGGCGCGAGAGCCTTCGGAGGATACGGTGTTCCTCTAGATAAAATTTTATCAACCACCACACCGCTGGAACTAGCCGCGCAATCTTTTGCAGTATATTTTCATACCCCATTGAATATATGA
- a CDS encoding lysophospholipid acyltransferase family protein, with protein sequence MVNEICSDLFKLRSPFEDRFRGALFSILEKPLSGLLCLPKLNSMYKKVSDEQYWKDEPDFIGKALDLLGVSSEISENELKKIPSSGAAVVVSNHPFGVVEGLVLLRALKTVRPDVKIMANFMLGLIPEMHEHLISVDPFGRKKSHSDNISGLKEAVKWVKSGGMLVVFPAGEVSNLKLKDGKVEDSAWSPTIGGIIKRTGASVVPVFFNGRNSFLFQLMGIIHPHLRTMLIPRENLNKQSDPVKFAVGSTVSGDRLSLFETNQELIEYLRFRTYALKSRFKIKKKSNLPVFKKKLKPLCDEVSQDRIIAEVGSLSAENKLAENNEFTVYEVHSAKCPFILRELGRLREKTFRTVGEGTGKPVDVDRFDNTFIHLVLWNYKNNEIAGAYRIARTDEQIEHYGMKGVYSDSFFRFTDGFFKSVTPALELGRSFIRPEYQKNYASLLMLWKGIAGYLSKNPKYRYLFGCVSISNDYKKISREYMADSLLRHHGRSDLATMISPTKPLKFKKLKYWQKCLPQSAFSEPDDLEKVVQDIEGGQGIPVLIRHYLKIGGRLVGFNVDPDFGNSLDGLIVVDLLETSERSLAKFMGKEESSCYLDYHKALEAEQSKINDERLITGDIDRIAV encoded by the coding sequence ATGGTTAATGAGATCTGTTCCGATCTGTTTAAATTGAGGTCACCTTTCGAAGATAGATTCAGGGGGGCTCTTTTTTCAATATTAGAAAAACCATTATCAGGGCTGCTATGTCTTCCTAAGTTGAATTCAATGTATAAAAAAGTTTCTGATGAGCAATACTGGAAAGATGAGCCGGACTTTATAGGCAAGGCTCTAGATTTGCTGGGTGTTTCGTCCGAAATTTCTGAGAATGAATTAAAAAAAATTCCAAGTTCCGGTGCTGCTGTTGTTGTATCAAATCATCCTTTCGGTGTTGTTGAGGGATTAGTCTTGCTTAGAGCGCTTAAAACTGTGCGGCCTGATGTTAAAATTATGGCAAATTTCATGCTCGGACTTATTCCGGAGATGCACGAACATCTGATTTCAGTTGATCCTTTCGGTCGTAAAAAATCACATAGTGATAATATTTCCGGTTTGAAGGAAGCCGTTAAGTGGGTAAAATCCGGCGGGATGCTGGTTGTTTTTCCGGCTGGTGAAGTTTCAAACTTAAAACTTAAGGACGGAAAAGTTGAAGATTCTGCATGGAGCCCGACAATCGGCGGAATAATCAAACGTACCGGAGCCAGCGTAGTTCCTGTTTTTTTTAATGGTCGCAACAGTTTTTTATTTCAGCTGATGGGAATTATTCATCCCCACTTGCGTACCATGTTGATCCCCCGGGAAAATCTTAATAAACAATCTGATCCTGTAAAGTTTGCAGTCGGAAGTACTGTGTCAGGTGACCGTTTATCCTTGTTTGAGACAAATCAAGAGCTGATTGAGTATTTAAGATTTCGAACATACGCACTCAAATCACGCTTTAAAATTAAGAAAAAATCAAATCTTCCGGTATTTAAAAAGAAGCTTAAACCTTTGTGTGATGAAGTTTCACAGGATAGGATTATTGCGGAAGTAGGTTCGCTTTCAGCGGAAAATAAACTTGCTGAGAATAATGAGTTTACAGTCTATGAAGTTCATTCTGCAAAATGTCCTTTTATATTGCGTGAGCTTGGAAGGTTGCGCGAGAAGACATTCCGCACAGTCGGCGAAGGGACCGGAAAGCCGGTTGATGTCGACAGGTTTGATAATACGTTCATTCATCTGGTGCTTTGGAATTATAAAAATAACGAGATTGCAGGTGCATACCGTATCGCCCGCACAGATGAGCAGATTGAGCATTATGGAATGAAGGGGGTTTACAGCGATTCCTTTTTCAGATTTACGGACGGCTTTTTTAAAAGTGTAACACCTGCGCTTGAGCTCGGACGTTCGTTCATCCGGCCTGAATATCAGAAAAACTATGCGTCTCTTTTGATGCTCTGGAAAGGAATTGCCGGATATTTATCCAAGAATCCTAAGTATCGCTACTTATTCGGATGTGTCAGTATCTCGAATGATTATAAAAAAATATCACGTGAATATATGGCCGATTCACTGCTGCGTCATCATGGTAGATCTGATCTTGCCACAATGATCTCTCCGACTAAGCCTTTAAAGTTTAAAAAACTTAAATATTGGCAGAAATGTCTGCCGCAGTCGGCTTTTTCCGAACCGGATGATCTTGAAAAAGTTGTGCAGGACATTGAAGGCGGGCAGGGTATTCCTGTGCTGATTCGCCATTATTTAAAAATAGGCGGCAGGCTTGTAGGGTTCAACGTTGATCCTGATTTCGGTAATTCGCTTGACGGGCTTATTGTTGTTGATCTGCTTGAAACTTCCGAGAGAAGTCTTGCTAAGTTTATGGGTAAGGAAGAATCCAGTTGTTATCTGGATTACCACAAAGCTTTAGAAGCAGAGCAGAGTAAGATTAATGATGAAAGATTGATTACTGGGGATATTGATAGAATCGCAGTATGA